Proteins from a genomic interval of Streptomyces sp. NBC_01445:
- a CDS encoding enoyl-CoA hydratase family protein: MGVSTSSPEKGIAVVTVDFPPVNALPVRGWYDLADALRAAGRDPDVRCVVLASEGRGFNAGVDIKEMQRDTASGGHSALIGANRGCYEAFAAVYECEVPVVAAVNGFCLGGGIGLVGNADAIVASDDATFGLPELDRGALGAATHLARLVPQHLMRTLYYTSRTATAQELHAHGSVWKVVPRAELRAAALDLAREIARKDGSLIRLAKAAINGIDPVDVRRSYRFEQGFTFEANLSGVADRIRDTFGTDAGTDTGTDTSAAAGTDTATKGEAK; encoded by the coding sequence ATGGGTGTCTCCACCTCCTCACCCGAAAAGGGGATCGCCGTCGTCACGGTGGACTTCCCTCCGGTCAACGCGCTGCCGGTGCGGGGCTGGTACGACCTGGCCGACGCCCTGCGCGCGGCGGGCCGCGACCCGGACGTGCGCTGCGTCGTCCTCGCCTCCGAGGGCCGGGGGTTCAACGCGGGCGTCGACATCAAGGAGATGCAGCGCGACACGGCGTCCGGCGGCCACAGCGCCCTCATCGGCGCCAACCGCGGCTGCTACGAGGCCTTCGCGGCCGTGTACGAGTGCGAGGTGCCGGTCGTCGCCGCGGTCAACGGCTTCTGTCTGGGCGGCGGCATCGGCCTCGTGGGCAACGCGGACGCGATCGTCGCCTCGGACGACGCCACGTTCGGCCTCCCCGAGCTCGACCGCGGAGCGCTCGGCGCCGCGACCCATCTCGCCAGGCTCGTGCCGCAGCACCTGATGCGCACCCTCTACTACACCTCGCGCACGGCGACGGCGCAGGAACTGCACGCGCACGGTTCCGTCTGGAAGGTCGTGCCGCGGGCCGAACTCCGGGCCGCCGCACTGGACCTGGCCCGCGAGATCGCCCGCAAGGACGGCTCGCTCATCCGCCTCGCCAAGGCCGCGATCAACGGCATCGACCCCGTCGACGTACGCCGGAGCTACCGCTTCGAGCAGGGCTTCACCTTCGAGGCGAACCTCAGCGGCGTCGCGGACCGCATCCGCGACACGTTCGGCACAGACGCAGGCACAGACACAGGCACAGACACAAGTGCTGCCGCAGGCACGGACACGGCAACCAAGGGGGAAGCCAAGTGA
- a CDS encoding SDR family oxidoreductase has protein sequence MDLSSRPLRGKVAVVTGGTRGVGAGIAAAFVRAGADVVVCARRPPEEPLPGCEFIPVDLRDGPAVRRFFAGLDRVDVLVNNAGGTPYRLLGESDAERHARVVELNLTAPMTASLAAREQLRRTRGAVVMIGSVSGARPSPGTAAYGAAKAGLENLARSMAVEWAPEIRVNTLVLGMVRTELSHLHYGDEEGVAAVGRTVPIGRLAEPSEIGDAAVFLASDTASYITGASLLVHGGGERPAFLDAATVNKEA, from the coding sequence ATGGATCTGAGCTCAAGGCCCCTGAGGGGGAAGGTCGCGGTCGTCACCGGGGGCACGCGGGGCGTCGGGGCCGGGATCGCGGCGGCGTTCGTGCGGGCGGGGGCGGATGTCGTGGTGTGTGCGCGCAGACCCCCCGAAGAGCCGCTGCCCGGCTGCGAGTTCATACCGGTCGACCTGCGGGACGGTCCGGCCGTACGGCGCTTCTTCGCGGGCCTCGACCGGGTGGACGTGCTGGTGAACAACGCGGGAGGCACGCCGTACCGGCTGCTCGGCGAGTCCGACGCGGAGCGGCACGCGCGCGTGGTCGAGCTCAATCTCACGGCGCCGATGACCGCGTCGCTGGCCGCGCGGGAGCAACTGCGGCGTACGCGCGGCGCCGTCGTGATGATCGGCAGCGTGAGTGGCGCGCGACCCTCCCCGGGCACGGCGGCCTACGGGGCGGCCAAGGCGGGCCTGGAGAACCTTGCACGCTCGATGGCGGTGGAGTGGGCGCCCGAGATACGGGTGAACACGCTGGTCCTCGGGATGGTGCGCACCGAGCTGTCCCATCTGCACTACGGGGACGAGGAAGGCGTGGCGGCGGTGGGGCGCACGGTGCCGATCGGCCGCCTCGCCGAACCGTCGGAGATCGGGGACGCGGCGGTGTTCCTCGCCTCGGACACGGCGTCGTACATCACGGGGGCGAGCCTCCTGGTGCACGGAGGCGGGGAGCGGCCGGCGTTCCTGGACGCGGCAACTGTCAACAAGGAGGCGTGA
- a CDS encoding SDR family oxidoreductase, protein MEKGTGADMGAGAGSGLCAGRVVVVTGAGRGLGRAHALAFAAEGARVVVNDLGVGLDGAPAPDSPAAQVVEEIRALGGEAVAHGGDIATTEGAASLVATALDSFGRLDTLVNNAGFLRDRMLVNLDEDDWDAVMRVHLKGHFLPLKHAAAHWRAEAKAGRTPLARVVNTSSGAGLLGSVGQGNYSAAKAGIVGLTLVAAAEMGRYGVQVNAVAPAARTRMTERTFADTMAAPEDGFDAMAPENVSPVVVWLGSAASDGVTGRVFEAEAGRITVMEGWRPGPTADKAARWTPAEAGEAARELLGRAEVPGAVYGSG, encoded by the coding sequence ATGGAGAAGGGCACGGGAGCGGACATGGGTGCGGGTGCTGGTTCAGGGCTGTGTGCGGGGCGGGTCGTGGTCGTGACGGGGGCCGGGCGTGGCCTGGGGCGCGCGCACGCGCTGGCGTTCGCCGCCGAGGGCGCACGGGTCGTGGTCAACGATCTGGGGGTGGGCCTGGACGGGGCCCCGGCGCCGGACAGTCCGGCGGCCCAAGTGGTCGAGGAGATACGGGCCCTGGGCGGCGAGGCGGTCGCCCACGGCGGGGACATCGCGACCACGGAGGGCGCCGCGTCCCTCGTCGCCACGGCCCTCGACAGCTTCGGGCGCCTGGACACGCTGGTCAACAACGCCGGCTTTCTCCGCGACCGGATGCTGGTCAACCTCGACGAGGACGACTGGGACGCGGTCATGCGGGTGCATCTCAAGGGCCACTTCCTGCCCTTGAAGCACGCGGCGGCGCACTGGCGCGCGGAGGCGAAGGCGGGCAGGACACCCTTGGCCCGGGTCGTGAACACGTCGTCGGGAGCGGGTCTGCTCGGCTCGGTGGGCCAGGGCAACTACAGCGCGGCGAAGGCCGGCATCGTGGGCCTGACCCTGGTCGCCGCGGCGGAGATGGGGCGGTACGGGGTGCAGGTGAACGCGGTCGCGCCGGCGGCCCGCACCCGCATGACGGAGCGCACGTTCGCCGACACGATGGCCGCCCCCGAGGACGGCTTCGACGCGATGGCCCCGGAGAACGTGTCGCCGGTGGTGGTGTGGCTCGGCTCCGCCGCGAGCGACGGCGTGACCGGCCGCGTCTTCGAGGCGGAGGCCGGCCGCATCACGGTCATGGAGGGCTGGCGCCCGGGCCCCACCGCCGACAAGGCGGCACGCTGGACCCCGGCCGAGGCCGGGGAGGCGGCGAGGGAACTCCTCGGCAGGGCGGAGGTTCCGGGGGCGGTGTACGGGAGCGGGTGA
- a CDS encoding 2-keto-4-pentenoate hydratase, protein MLDVRSRQEVAALLRRAELGRSPVAPLAGAFEGIGTEDAYEIQLINIRHRTALGAQVTGHKVGLSSPVMQRMMGVDEPDYGHLLDDMELREDRPVDTVRYCAPRVEVEIGFVLGDDLPGEGCTPADVLAATERVVPALELIDSRIADWRITIADTIADNASSAGYVIGEGRDPRDLDLKAVEARLTCDGDELAQGRGDAVLGDPAGSVAWLARTVARFGVPLRKGHVILPGSCTRAVDVEAGRTYTAEFTGLGAVSLSFR, encoded by the coding sequence ATGCTTGACGTCCGGAGTCGGCAGGAGGTCGCCGCGCTGCTGCGTCGCGCCGAGCTCGGCCGCAGCCCCGTCGCGCCCCTGGCCGGCGCGTTCGAGGGCATCGGCACCGAGGACGCCTACGAGATCCAGCTGATCAACATCCGGCACAGGACCGCCCTGGGTGCCCAGGTCACCGGGCACAAGGTGGGTCTCTCGTCGCCGGTGATGCAGCGCATGATGGGCGTCGACGAGCCGGACTACGGCCATCTCCTCGACGACATGGAGCTGCGCGAGGACCGGCCCGTGGACACCGTCCGGTACTGCGCGCCCCGCGTCGAGGTCGAGATCGGATTCGTACTCGGCGACGACCTCCCGGGCGAGGGCTGCACCCCGGCCGACGTCCTCGCCGCGACCGAACGCGTCGTGCCCGCCCTGGAGTTGATCGACAGCCGGATCGCCGACTGGCGCATCACCATCGCCGACACGATCGCCGACAACGCCTCGTCCGCCGGTTACGTCATCGGCGAGGGCCGCGACCCGCGCGACCTCGATCTGAAAGCCGTCGAGGCGCGGCTCACCTGCGACGGCGACGAACTCGCACAGGGCCGCGGTGACGCCGTGCTCGGCGACCCCGCCGGCTCCGTCGCCTGGCTGGCCCGCACCGTCGCCCGCTTCGGCGTGCCCCTGCGCAAGGGGCACGTCATCCTGCCCGGCTCCTGCACCCGCGCCGTCGATGTCGAAGCGGGCCGCACCTACACCGCCGAGTTCACCGGACTCGGCGCCGTATCGCTCTCGTTCCGATGA
- a CDS encoding acetaldehyde dehydrogenase (acetylating): MTAKKATAAIVGSGNIGTDLLHKLHRSPYIEPRWMIGVDPDSAGLARARKLGVEASHEGVRHLLAQDERPDLVFEATSAYVHRANAPRYAELGIRAIDLTPAAVGPAVVPPANLTAHLDAPNINMITCGGQATIPMVYAVSRVVPVAYAEIVASVASVSAGPGTRANIDEFTRTTSRGIEEIGGAARGKAIIILNPAEPPVIMRDTVFCAIPEDADRDAITLSVKEIAESVATYVPGYRLRTEPQFDGPSPMNGGMARVAIFLEVEGAGDFLPPYAGNLDIMTAAATKVGEELAKGISK, encoded by the coding sequence ATGACTGCGAAGAAGGCCACCGCCGCGATCGTCGGCTCCGGGAACATCGGCACCGACCTCCTCCACAAGCTCCACCGCTCCCCGTACATCGAGCCGCGCTGGATGATCGGCGTCGATCCCGACAGCGCGGGCCTCGCGCGGGCGCGGAAGCTGGGGGTCGAGGCGAGCCACGAGGGCGTCAGGCATCTGCTCGCCCAGGACGAGCGGCCCGACCTCGTCTTCGAGGCGACGAGCGCCTACGTCCACCGCGCCAACGCCCCCCGTTACGCCGAACTCGGCATCAGGGCCATCGACCTGACCCCGGCCGCCGTCGGCCCCGCCGTGGTTCCGCCCGCGAACCTCACCGCGCATCTCGACGCGCCCAACATCAACATGATCACCTGCGGCGGCCAGGCCACCATCCCCATGGTGTACGCGGTCTCACGCGTCGTTCCCGTCGCATACGCGGAGATCGTGGCGTCCGTCGCCTCGGTGTCCGCGGGGCCCGGCACCCGCGCGAACATCGACGAGTTCACCCGTACGACGTCCCGCGGCATCGAGGAGATCGGCGGCGCCGCGCGCGGCAAGGCGATCATCATCCTCAACCCGGCGGAGCCGCCCGTCATCATGCGCGACACCGTCTTCTGCGCCATCCCCGAGGACGCCGACCGGGACGCGATCACCCTCTCCGTGAAGGAGATCGCCGAGAGCGTGGCGACGTACGTACCCGGCTACCGGCTGCGCACGGAACCGCAGTTCGACGGCCCCTCACCCATGAACGGCGGCATGGCGCGCGTCGCGATCTTCCTGGAGGTGGAGGGCGCGGGCGACTTCCTGCCGCCGTACGCAGGAAACCTCGACATCATGACCGCCGCCGCGACGAAGGTCGGCGAGGAGCTCGCAAAGGGGATCAGCAAGTGA
- the dmpG gene encoding 4-hydroxy-2-oxovalerate aldolase, whose amino-acid sequence MKPYSETLDIRVTDSSLRDGSHAKRHQFTADDVRSIVGALDGAGVPVIEVTHGDGLGGSSFNYGFSKTPEQELIKAAVDTARQARIAFLMLPGLGVKDDIRAAHANGASVCRIATHCTEADISVQHFGLAREMGLETVGFLMMAHSTTPERLAAQARIMADAGCQCVYVVDSAGALVMDDVTDRVSALVAELGDDAQVGFHGHENLGLGVGNSVAAVRAGALQIDGSTRRLGAGAGNTPVEAFAAVCHKMGLRTGIDVLKIIDAAEDVVRPVMDDECLLDRMSLLMGHAGVYSSFLKHAYRQAERYGVSGAEILLRAGERRLVGGQEDQLIDIAVELAARD is encoded by the coding sequence GTGAAGCCGTACTCAGAGACGCTCGACATCCGCGTCACCGACTCCTCGCTGCGCGACGGTTCGCACGCGAAGCGGCACCAGTTCACCGCCGACGACGTGCGCAGCATCGTCGGCGCCCTCGACGGCGCGGGCGTCCCCGTCATCGAGGTCACGCACGGCGACGGCCTGGGCGGCTCGTCCTTCAACTACGGGTTCTCGAAGACGCCCGAGCAGGAGCTCATCAAGGCCGCCGTCGACACGGCGCGGCAGGCGCGCATCGCGTTCCTGATGCTGCCCGGCCTCGGCGTGAAGGACGACATCAGGGCCGCGCACGCGAACGGCGCGAGCGTGTGCCGCATCGCGACGCACTGCACGGAGGCCGACATCTCCGTCCAGCACTTCGGCCTCGCGCGGGAGATGGGCCTGGAGACCGTCGGATTCCTGATGATGGCGCACTCCACGACCCCGGAGCGCCTCGCCGCCCAGGCCAGGATCATGGCCGACGCCGGCTGCCAGTGCGTGTACGTCGTCGACTCGGCCGGCGCCCTGGTCATGGACGATGTCACCGACCGGGTGTCCGCGCTCGTCGCCGAGCTGGGCGACGACGCGCAGGTCGGTTTTCACGGTCACGAGAACCTCGGCCTGGGCGTGGGCAATTCCGTGGCCGCCGTGCGCGCCGGAGCGCTGCAGATCGACGGCTCGACGCGGCGGCTCGGCGCGGGCGCGGGCAACACGCCCGTCGAGGCGTTCGCCGCCGTCTGCCACAAGATGGGCCTCCGCACCGGCATCGACGTACTGAAGATCATCGACGCGGCCGAGGACGTCGTGCGGCCCGTCATGGACGACGAGTGCCTGCTCGACCGGATGTCCCTCCTGATGGGGCATGCCGGCGTCTACTCCAGCTTCCTCAAGCACGCCTACCGGCAGGCGGAGCGCTACGGCGTCTCCGGCGCCGAGATCCTGCTGCGCGCCGGGGAGCGCCGCCTCGTCGGCGGCCAGGAGGACCAGCTCATCGACATCGCCGTCGAACTCGCGGCACGCGACTGA
- a CDS encoding Rieske 2Fe-2S domain-containing protein, translating to MTAQQQEVRVIEAAAPPARYARGWHCLGLATAFREGGPHEIEAFGTKLVVFRGEPAAGGPDRLHVLNAYCPHMGGNLAHGTVKGDAVACPFHDWRWAGDGRCAGIPYARRVPPRARTRAWTTLERNGQLYVWHDPEGNEPPPGVTIPEIEGFGSPEWSNWSWSALRVENSNCREIVDNVVDMAHFFYVHYAFPNYFKNIFDGHVATQYMESTPRGDVELGTLSTGGGLRSDASYFGPSYMIDKLWSDVGGGVEMESVLINCHYPIDENSFMLMYGAIVRKLPGMTDEQAAQAARLTSEGLAVGFEQDVEIWRSKTRIDNPLLTEEDGPVYQLRRWYEQFYVDAGDVKDEMVRRFEFEIDTERATAAWRAEVEENLARREAD from the coding sequence ATGACCGCACAGCAGCAAGAGGTCCGCGTCATCGAGGCCGCCGCACCGCCGGCCCGCTACGCCCGCGGCTGGCACTGCCTGGGCCTGGCCACCGCCTTCCGCGAGGGCGGCCCGCACGAGATCGAGGCGTTCGGCACGAAGCTCGTCGTCTTCCGGGGGGAGCCCGCGGCGGGAGGTCCCGACCGCCTGCACGTCCTCAACGCGTACTGCCCCCACATGGGCGGCAACCTCGCCCACGGCACCGTCAAGGGTGACGCCGTCGCCTGCCCGTTCCACGACTGGCGCTGGGCGGGCGACGGGCGCTGCGCCGGCATCCCGTACGCGCGACGCGTCCCGCCGCGCGCCAGAACCCGCGCCTGGACCACCCTCGAACGCAACGGCCAGCTCTACGTGTGGCACGACCCCGAGGGCAACGAGCCCCCGCCCGGCGTCACCATCCCGGAGATCGAGGGCTTCGGCAGCCCCGAGTGGTCGAACTGGTCCTGGAGCGCCCTGCGAGTCGAGAACTCCAACTGCCGCGAGATCGTGGACAACGTCGTCGACATGGCGCACTTCTTCTACGTCCACTACGCGTTCCCGAACTACTTCAAGAACATCTTCGACGGCCATGTCGCCACCCAGTACATGGAGTCCACGCCGCGCGGCGACGTCGAGCTCGGCACGCTGTCGACCGGCGGCGGCCTGCGCTCCGACGCCTCGTACTTCGGCCCCTCGTACATGATCGACAAGCTGTGGAGCGATGTCGGGGGCGGTGTCGAGATGGAGTCCGTCCTCATCAACTGCCATTACCCGATCGACGAGAACAGCTTCATGCTCATGTACGGCGCGATCGTCAGGAAGCTGCCCGGCATGACTGACGAGCAGGCCGCCCAAGCCGCCCGGCTCACCTCCGAGGGCCTCGCGGTCGGCTTCGAGCAGGACGTCGAGATCTGGCGGAGCAAGACCCGTATCGACAACCCCCTCCTCACCGAGGAGGACGGCCCCGTCTATCAACTGCGCCGCTGGTACGAGCAGTTCTACGTGGATGCCGGCGACGTCAAGGACGAGATGGTGCGGCGCTTCGAGTTCGAGATCGACACCGAGCGCGCGACCGCCGCCTGGCGCGCGGAGGTCGAGGAGAACCTCGCCCGCCGGGAGGCCGACTGA
- a CDS encoding ferredoxin--NADP reductase: protein MPSLRVRVAEVIRETADAVSLVLDAQLPYKPGQFMTVRLPGGGARCYSLASSPHTGEPMKVTVKRVAGGVGSGWMCERVAPGDELEVLPPAGTFTPPDLDGNLLLVAGGSGITPVVSIAKSALAAGRGRVALLYANRDEESVIFREELRLLGVEFAGRLTVVHWLETLQGLPTAAALRAPLAPYAGRDAYLCGPAPLMDAAEQALRAVGGRSVRRERYFSLGDDVFAERVDPVELAGDGHRLHVELDGEEREVAWPAGTPLLDALLAAGVDAPFSCREGACSACCCRVTKGEVTMARNEILDQRDLDEGYVLACQALPVSDAVGVTYS from the coding sequence ATGCCTAGCCTGAGGGTCCGGGTCGCCGAGGTGATACGGGAGACGGCCGACGCGGTCTCCCTCGTCCTGGACGCACAACTCCCGTACAAGCCCGGTCAGTTCATGACCGTAAGACTGCCGGGTGGCGGGGCCCGCTGTTACTCGCTGGCCAGCTCCCCGCACACCGGCGAGCCCATGAAGGTGACGGTGAAGAGGGTCGCGGGGGGAGTCGGGTCGGGCTGGATGTGCGAACGTGTCGCACCCGGCGACGAGCTGGAGGTCCTGCCGCCCGCCGGCACGTTCACGCCGCCCGACCTCGACGGGAACCTGCTGCTCGTGGCGGGCGGCAGCGGCATCACGCCCGTCGTCTCCATCGCCAAGTCGGCCCTCGCCGCGGGCCGCGGCCGGGTCGCCCTCCTGTACGCCAACCGCGACGAGGAGTCGGTCATCTTCCGCGAGGAACTCCGGCTCCTGGGAGTCGAGTTCGCGGGCCGGCTCACCGTCGTGCACTGGCTGGAAACCCTCCAGGGCCTGCCCACGGCTGCCGCCCTGCGTGCACCCCTCGCCCCGTACGCGGGCCGCGACGCCTACCTGTGCGGGCCCGCGCCCCTGATGGACGCGGCCGAGCAGGCGCTACGGGCGGTGGGCGGGCGGTCCGTGCGCAGGGAGCGGTACTTCTCGCTCGGCGACGACGTGTTCGCCGAGCGAGTGGACCCGGTCGAACTGGCCGGTGACGGCCACCGGCTGCACGTGGAACTCGACGGCGAGGAGCGGGAAGTGGCGTGGCCCGCCGGGACGCCCCTGCTCGACGCCCTGCTCGCCGCCGGTGTCGACGCCCCTTTCTCGTGCCGCGAGGGCGCGTGCAGCGCGTGCTGCTGCCGGGTCACCAAGGGGGAGGTCACGATGGCGCGCAACGAGATCCTCGACCAGCGGGACCTCGACGAGGGGTACGTCCTCGCGTGCCAGGCGCTGCCGGTGTCGGACGCGGTGGGGGTCACGTACTCCTGA
- a CDS encoding IclR family transcriptional regulator yields the protein MPEQTGFVEGSAPSLLEKAAKVLGAFDGAQPRLSLTEVIRRSGIPRSSAHRILDQLVRLGWLDREGRDYRMGMGMLELGALAAHHNRLRRTALPRLHALHESTGHLVHLYVLDGAEVVCLERIGGLHDTSVPSRVGGRMPAYCTAAGKAVLAFSDPATVEGVLAHGLRPRTPRTLTHPTALRSALAAARDRGVAFDHEESHRDVVCVAAPLRGAGRAVAAISLSGKGLTAQRDLERLAPAVLACARAVWRDLYGPGRATRSAPPPSCAPGVSEQAMDNMMGWLRTSEWM from the coding sequence ATGCCCGAGCAGACCGGGTTCGTCGAGGGCTCCGCGCCCTCGCTCCTGGAGAAGGCCGCGAAGGTGCTCGGCGCCTTCGACGGCGCGCAGCCGCGCCTCTCCCTCACCGAGGTGATCCGGCGCTCCGGAATCCCCCGGTCCTCCGCCCACCGCATTCTCGACCAGCTGGTACGGCTCGGCTGGCTCGACCGCGAGGGCCGCGACTACCGGATGGGCATGGGAATGCTCGAACTGGGCGCGCTGGCCGCCCACCACAACCGGCTGCGCCGGACGGCGCTCCCCCGGCTGCACGCGCTGCACGAGTCGACCGGGCACCTGGTGCACCTGTACGTCCTCGACGGCGCCGAAGTGGTCTGCCTGGAGCGGATCGGCGGCCTGCACGACACGTCGGTGCCCTCCCGGGTCGGCGGCCGCATGCCCGCGTACTGCACGGCCGCCGGCAAGGCGGTCCTCGCGTTCAGCGATCCGGCCACCGTCGAGGGCGTCCTCGCGCACGGGCTGCGCCCTCGCACGCCGCGCACCCTCACGCATCCGACCGCGCTGCGCTCCGCGCTCGCCGCGGCCCGCGACCGGGGCGTCGCCTTCGACCACGAGGAGAGCCACCGCGACGTCGTCTGCGTCGCGGCCCCGCTGCGCGGCGCGGGCCGGGCCGTCGCCGCGATCTCCCTGTCCGGCAAGGGCCTGACGGCCCAGCGCGACCTGGAACGCCTCGCGCCCGCCGTGCTCGCCTGCGCCCGCGCGGTCTGGCGCGACCTGTACGGGCCCGGGCGCGCGACCCGCTCGGCGCCGCCCCCGAGCTGCGCGCCGGGCGTCTCCGAGCAGGCGATGGACAACATGATGGGGTGGCTGCGGACGAGCGAGTGGATGTAG
- a CDS encoding HAD family hydrolase yields MNTPRAHAGAPTRALPVEPSALQAVLFDMDGTLVDTEDMWLEVVEAVSVRHGRPLDEEGRTAVLGRSVEDAADLLHESLGAPREDLADELGRDFTARIAEGAPPRPGALGLLAALRAAGVPTALVSASPRAVVRRIAESLDGHVFDAVYGAEDTPRTKPAPDPYLAAAATLGAEPARCVAVEDTPTGVASAEAAGCAVLAVPSVRPIAPAPGRTVVADLTAADVELLRSLVAGAV; encoded by the coding sequence GTGAACACCCCTCGCGCCCACGCCGGCGCGCCCACCCGCGCGCTGCCCGTCGAACCCTCCGCCCTCCAGGCGGTGCTCTTCGACATGGACGGCACGCTCGTCGACACCGAGGACATGTGGCTCGAGGTCGTCGAGGCCGTGTCCGTGCGCCACGGCCGCCCCCTGGACGAGGAGGGCCGCACCGCGGTGCTCGGACGCTCGGTCGAGGACGCGGCGGACCTTCTGCACGAGTCCCTGGGCGCGCCCCGCGAGGACCTCGCGGACGAGCTGGGCAGGGACTTCACCGCCCGGATCGCCGAGGGCGCGCCGCCTCGGCCGGGCGCCCTCGGGCTGCTCGCCGCACTGCGCGCGGCGGGGGTCCCGACCGCCCTGGTGTCGGCGTCGCCGCGCGCGGTGGTGCGCCGGATCGCCGAGTCCCTCGACGGGCATGTCTTCGACGCGGTGTACGGGGCCGAGGACACGCCGCGCACGAAGCCGGCGCCGGACCCGTATCTCGCGGCGGCGGCGACCCTCGGCGCGGAGCCCGCGCGGTGCGTCGCGGTGGAGGACACCCCGACGGGGGTGGCGTCGGCGGAGGCGGCGGGGTGCGCGGTCCTCGCGGTCCCGTCGGTGCGGCCGATCGCCCCGGCCCCCGGCCGCACGGTCGTCGCCGATCTCACGGCGGCGGATGTGGAGCTGCTGCGGTCGCTCGTGGCGGGCGCGGTGTAA
- the hsaA gene encoding 3-hydroxy-9,10-secoandrosta-1,3,5(10)-triene-9,17-dione monooxygenase oxygenase subunit, whose translation MSESPATAAAVLEAVRALAPALRERAAEAEALRKVPDTSIKDLEQTGFFRLLQPRAHGGFAADPAVFYAAVREIARACGSTGWVASVVGVHPWHVALYDPRAQEEVWGADPSTRICSSYAPTGKVTPVGGGFRISGSWSFSSGCDHADWALLGGLVLDADGRPVDMRTFLVPRAEYRIDDVWDTVGLRGTGSNNVVCEDVFVPEHRALSFGPVTALNVPGHEVNPEPLYRLPYAAVFTTTISTPIVGIAEGALDAYVEATRKRFRVSYGQQVAEDPFAQVRIARAASDIDAAGLQLQRNINELYACAERGDELPMPLRARARRDQVLATERAVAAVDLLMENAGGGAMRSGPHPVQRAWRDVHTGRGHAANDPERALVLSGQSALGLDIQDTML comes from the coding sequence ATGAGCGAATCCCCGGCCACCGCAGCCGCCGTACTCGAAGCGGTCCGCGCCCTCGCGCCGGCGCTGCGCGAACGCGCCGCCGAGGCGGAGGCGCTGCGCAAGGTGCCCGACACATCGATCAAGGACCTTGAGCAGACCGGCTTCTTCCGGCTCCTCCAGCCCCGGGCCCACGGCGGATTCGCCGCCGACCCGGCCGTCTTCTACGCCGCCGTCCGCGAGATCGCCCGGGCGTGCGGCTCCACCGGCTGGGTCGCGTCCGTCGTCGGCGTGCACCCCTGGCACGTCGCGCTCTACGACCCTCGCGCTCAGGAAGAGGTGTGGGGCGCCGACCCGTCGACCCGGATCTGCTCCTCGTACGCGCCGACCGGCAAGGTCACCCCCGTTGGGGGCGGCTTCCGCATCAGCGGCTCCTGGAGCTTCTCCTCCGGCTGCGACCATGCGGACTGGGCGCTGCTCGGCGGCCTCGTCCTGGACGCGGACGGCCGGCCCGTCGACATGCGGACGTTCCTCGTGCCGCGCGCCGAGTACCGCATCGACGACGTGTGGGACACCGTCGGTCTGCGCGGCACCGGCTCCAACAACGTCGTGTGCGAGGACGTGTTCGTGCCCGAGCACCGCGCCCTCAGCTTCGGCCCGGTCACCGCCCTGAACGTGCCGGGTCACGAGGTCAACCCGGAGCCGCTCTACCGCCTCCCGTACGCCGCCGTCTTCACCACCACCATCTCCACCCCCATCGTCGGCATCGCCGAGGGCGCCCTCGACGCGTACGTGGAGGCCACCCGCAAGCGCTTCCGCGTCTCCTACGGCCAGCAGGTCGCCGAGGACCCCTTCGCGCAGGTCCGCATCGCCCGCGCCGCCTCCGACATCGACGCCGCGGGACTTCAACTCCAGCGCAACATCAACGAGTTGTACGCCTGCGCCGAACGCGGTGACGAACTCCCCATGCCGCTGCGCGCCCGCGCCCGCCGCGACCAGGTCCTCGCCACCGAACGCGCCGTAGCCGCCGTCGACCTGCTCATGGAGAACGCGGGCGGCGGCGCCATGCGCAGCGGCCCCCACCCGGTCCAGCGCGCCTGGCGCGACGTCCACACCGGCCGCGGCCACGCCGCCAACGACCCCGAGCGCGCCCTCGTCCTCTCCGGCCAGAGCGCCCTCGGCCTCGACATCCAGGACACGATGCTGTGA